Proteins encoded by one window of Pseudomonas sp. PSKL.D1:
- a CDS encoding DUF1656 domain-containing protein, whose protein sequence is MGLREWALGGVLLSPFLIYVLMALVLTGLLRLVVQATPLGRWVWHEALFDAALFVCVLYLVVRLLGPL, encoded by the coding sequence ATGGGCTTGCGTGAATGGGCGCTGGGTGGCGTGCTGCTCAGCCCGTTTCTGATCTATGTATTGATGGCGCTGGTGCTTACCGGCCTGCTGCGCCTGGTGGTTCAGGCCACGCCATTGGGGCGTTGGGTTTGGCACGAAGCGTTGTTCGACGCGGCGTTGTTCGTTTGCGTGCTGTACCTGGTGGTTCGCCTGCTGGGGCCTTTGTAA
- a CDS encoding efflux RND transporter periplasmic adaptor subunit: protein MRAVVRTLVTLCVVVIAVLAGFKLWQYYMLTPWTRDARVRADVVVIAPDVSGWVRELKVQDNQQVKAGDLLMSIDRERFKAAFDQASAVADTRAQQLHLREREAARRTALGPEAISAELRENAQINAAIARGELQEAKAQLEVAKINLARSEVRAPRDGHITNLRLAQGNYVNTGESVMALVDDATFYIQAYFEETKLPRIRVGDSVKVWLMGAGEAMQGHVQSIGRGITDSNSNPDSQLLPEVEPTFNWVRLAQRIPVRIRLDQIPEGVHLSAGMTASVQVHEDAPE, encoded by the coding sequence ATGCGTGCCGTAGTCCGTACACTGGTGACCTTGTGTGTGGTCGTCATTGCCGTTCTGGCTGGCTTCAAGTTGTGGCAGTACTACATGCTCACGCCGTGGACGCGTGATGCCCGGGTGCGCGCCGATGTGGTGGTCATTGCGCCGGACGTGTCCGGCTGGGTGCGTGAGTTGAAGGTTCAGGACAACCAGCAGGTCAAGGCTGGCGACTTGTTGATGAGCATCGATCGCGAACGCTTCAAGGCCGCGTTCGACCAGGCCAGTGCCGTGGCTGACACCCGGGCGCAACAGCTGCACCTGCGTGAGCGAGAGGCGGCGCGGCGCACGGCGCTGGGCCCCGAGGCAATCAGCGCCGAGTTGCGTGAAAACGCCCAGATCAACGCCGCCATTGCGCGCGGCGAACTGCAGGAAGCCAAGGCACAGTTGGAGGTTGCCAAAATCAACCTGGCACGCAGTGAAGTGCGCGCGCCGCGCGACGGCCATATCACCAACCTGCGCCTGGCGCAGGGTAACTACGTGAACACCGGCGAGTCGGTGATGGCGCTGGTGGATGACGCCACCTTCTATATTCAGGCCTATTTCGAAGAAACAAAACTGCCGCGCATACGCGTGGGCGATTCGGTGAAGGTGTGGCTGATGGGGGCGGGCGAGGCAATGCAAGGCCATGTGCAGAGCATTGGCCGCGGGATCACCGACAGCAACAGCAACCCCGACAGCCAGTTGCTGCCCGAGGTCGAGCCAACATTCAACTGGGTGCGCCTGGCGCAGCGCATCCCGGTGCGCATCCGGCTGGACCAGATCCCGGAAGGCGTGCACCTGAGCGCGGGCATGACTGCCAGCGTGCAGGTGCATGAGGACGCCCCCGAGTGA
- a CDS encoding SDR family NAD(P)-dependent oxidoreductase — MTRKIALITGASRGLGRNTAEHLAERGVDVIGTYLSKAEEAQSVARHLQAAGVRAEMLKLDVSDSSSFADFAQRLGQTLQQQFGREHFDFLVNNAGIGLNVPFAETTEAQFDQLMNIQLKGPFFLTQQMLPLLADGGRIVNISSGLARFALPGYAAYAAMKGAMEVLTRYQAKELGARGIRVNILAPGAIETDFGGGVVRDNRQVNDYIASNTALGRVGLPDDIGAAIALLLEDGNGWITGQRLEVSGGMFL, encoded by the coding sequence ATGACCCGCAAAATCGCATTGATCACCGGCGCCAGCCGTGGCTTGGGCCGCAACACTGCCGAGCACTTGGCTGAACGGGGCGTTGACGTCATCGGGACCTACCTCAGCAAAGCCGAAGAAGCGCAAAGCGTGGCCAGGCACCTGCAGGCCGCTGGCGTCAGAGCCGAGATGCTGAAACTTGATGTCAGCGACAGCAGCAGCTTTGCCGATTTTGCCCAGCGCCTCGGCCAAACCTTGCAGCAACAATTTGGCCGCGAGCACTTTGACTTTCTGGTAAACAATGCCGGCATCGGCTTGAACGTGCCATTCGCCGAAACCACTGAAGCTCAGTTCGACCAGTTGATGAACATTCAGCTCAAAGGGCCGTTTTTCCTCACCCAGCAGATGCTCCCGCTGCTGGCCGATGGTGGGCGCATCGTCAACATTTCGTCCGGGCTGGCGCGCTTTGCACTGCCTGGCTATGCCGCCTATGCGGCCATGAAGGGCGCCATGGAAGTGTTGACCCGTTATCAGGCCAAAGAGCTGGGGGCACGCGGCATCCGCGTCAACATCCTTGCACCGGGTGCCATCGAGACCGACTTTGGCGGCGGCGTGGTGCGCGACAACCGCCAGGTCAACGACTACATCGCCAGCAATACGGCCTTGGGCCGGGTCGGCTTGCCGGATGACATCGGCGCAGCGATTGCCCTGCTGCTGGAAGACGGCAACGGCTGGATCACCGGGCAACGGCTGGAGGTGTCGGGCGGCATGTTCCTGTAA
- a CDS encoding LysR substrate-binding domain-containing protein, with protein sequence MNKLELLRTFVRVSEVSSFTLAADSLGLPRSTVSEQIRALEQLLGTRLFNRTTRRVQATQDGALLYERSKDLLSGMDEIESLFRADDAELAGCLRVDLPTMMARRVIIPALPGFLERYPRLEVELSCTDRQVDLLREGFDCVMRIGALSDLDVVARPVGHLSMCNCASPAYLARHGVPHKLEDLGQHRLVHYVRTLGGHSTGFEYVRDGQLHSQAMAGGVTVNNAEAYSAACLAGLGLIQVPRVGVMEHLRRGELVTVMDGWQAQPMPVSLLYARQRHVPRRVQAFMNWLAVLLAPEVDPLVGENLGGKART encoded by the coding sequence ATGAACAAACTTGAATTGCTGCGCACGTTCGTGAGAGTCAGTGAAGTAAGCAGCTTCACCTTGGCCGCCGACAGCCTGGGGCTTCCGCGCTCCACTGTTTCCGAGCAAATCAGGGCGCTGGAGCAGTTGCTGGGGACGCGGCTGTTCAACCGCACCACGCGGCGGGTGCAGGCAACCCAGGATGGCGCACTGCTGTACGAGCGCAGCAAAGACCTGCTGTCTGGCATGGACGAAATCGAGAGCCTGTTCCGCGCTGACGATGCCGAGTTGGCGGGTTGCCTGCGCGTCGACTTGCCGACCATGATGGCCCGCCGCGTGATCATTCCGGCTTTGCCCGGCTTTCTTGAGCGCTACCCACGCCTTGAAGTTGAGTTGAGCTGCACCGACCGCCAGGTCGATCTGCTACGCGAGGGCTTTGATTGTGTAATGCGCATCGGCGCCTTGAGCGACCTTGATGTGGTGGCTCGACCTGTCGGGCACCTGAGTATGTGCAACTGTGCAAGCCCCGCTTACCTTGCTCGGCATGGTGTGCCGCACAAACTTGAAGACCTGGGCCAGCACCGCCTGGTGCATTACGTGCGCACATTGGGCGGGCACAGCACCGGGTTTGAGTATGTGCGTGATGGCCAGTTGCACAGCCAGGCCATGGCCGGCGGGGTCACGGTCAACAATGCCGAAGCCTACTCGGCGGCATGCCTGGCCGGCTTGGGGTTGATCCAGGTGCCCAGGGTGGGGGTCATGGAGCACCTTCGTCGAGGGGAGTTGGTTACGGTGATGGACGGCTGGCAGGCACAACCGATGCCGGTGTCGTTGTTGTATGCCCGACAGCGCCATGTGCCACGCCGGGTTCAGGCTTTCATGAACTGGTTGGCGGTGCTGCTGGCGCCCGAGGTCGACCCGCTGGTTGGTGAAAATCTTGGCGGTAAGGCCCGCACCTGA
- a CDS encoding DUF2025 family protein, which yields MAITSQDICSAADQLKGFVGFHGKRGVHIVRFSEDAFGMDVPDDSITPCSEFVWRPEKGQQMALCRERLALLLEQHVDDRLNIGEPLRVYLRRSDLPEIVAQRSPL from the coding sequence ATGGCCATCACATCACAGGACATCTGCAGCGCCGCCGATCAACTCAAGGGTTTTGTCGGCTTTCACGGCAAGCGTGGCGTCCATATCGTGCGGTTTTCCGAAGACGCGTTCGGCATGGATGTGCCGGACGACAGCATTACCCCTTGCAGCGAATTCGTGTGGCGGCCCGAAAAAGGGCAGCAGATGGCCTTGTGCCGGGAGCGATTGGCACTGCTGCTGGAGCAGCATGTGGATGACCGGCTGAACATCGGCGAGCCATTGCGCGTGTATCTGCGGCGCAGCGACCTGCCGGAGATCGTGGCCCAGCGCTCCCCGCTTTAA
- a CDS encoding bifunctional diguanylate cyclase/phosphodiesterase, giving the protein MARTASPTPRLQVRRLIAGFCAVFGFACLVTLGALFNIAATLDNQEQQRSAFHANQALEQRLQASRQFLSSYAVWDAAYEHLAGKVDWQWAYQEKNVGESLYSASGYEGVFVVDDQRTTYALFKGAPSQAAASSFMDAPLATIIADARNAASAREQVTRFVLFNGWPAVLTAAAVRPDRDVTLAEVSHTPVMLFIDQLTEPKLTRMGAGAGLADMHVEKTTHDSQGHQRIALGDTGYYLAWTSPLPGRQLLWAVLPPLLCALLILGLVMLYLFRHALRSSAAIDQSVQKLQQSNLALEASEQRFRAVAEAASDWIWETDRHQRLTYLSQRFVRVTGDPVDMWLGQPLNQLLSCETTPLSPWLDAQAEADSEQPANLRCAYRDHNGQNRFCRVSARAIVYDGKLTGYRGTASDITDEVAAHARIQHLSLHDPLTGLANRNKLARHLEQVLLRGNESPPLTLLLLDLDNFKPINDSLGHPAGDAVLQEVAARLRDTTRDGDLVARLGGDEFVLVLAGMDNRVEIDKLCKRLIELLQQPIPYEDQLLHVGASIGIAQTRTQGFDAGELIRCADIALYQAKADGKNTWRYFAAEMNQQIQYRRQLENDLRRALKNNEFVLYYQPRYRMGDLRIVSVEALLRWRHPQEGLLGPDTFIRLAEQSELIVTLGRWVLHEACRCAQGWPGHLIVSVNLSPAQFLRSDVVADVRDILMETGFPAQRLELEITENVMLNDIEGALGTMLALKELGVRLNMDDFGTGYSSLGYLRTYPFDSIKIDKRFIAGLGNPGSNDRAVVQAIINLGEAMGLTVTAEGVETEQQLKALEGDRCHEVQGFFLSKPLERAAFERLLDETPGRAADAS; this is encoded by the coding sequence ATGGCCAGGACCGCCAGCCCCACCCCTCGCCTACAGGTTCGGCGCCTGATCGCCGGTTTTTGCGCCGTATTCGGTTTTGCCTGCCTGGTAACGCTGGGGGCCCTGTTCAATATTGCCGCCACGCTGGATAACCAGGAGCAGCAACGCAGTGCCTTCCACGCCAACCAGGCGCTCGAACAACGCCTGCAGGCCTCACGCCAGTTCCTTTCCAGTTACGCCGTGTGGGACGCCGCCTACGAGCACCTTGCCGGCAAGGTGGATTGGCAATGGGCCTACCAGGAAAAGAACGTCGGGGAGTCGCTGTACAGTGCCAGCGGCTATGAAGGCGTGTTTGTCGTCGACGATCAGCGCACCACCTACGCATTGTTCAAAGGCGCCCCCAGCCAGGCGGCCGCCAGCAGTTTCATGGACGCACCGTTGGCAACGATCATTGCCGACGCCCGCAACGCCGCAAGCGCGCGCGAGCAGGTCACCCGCTTCGTGCTGTTCAATGGCTGGCCAGCCGTGCTAACCGCCGCGGCCGTGCGCCCCGACAGGGACGTGACACTGGCGGAAGTGAGCCATACGCCCGTCATGCTGTTTATCGACCAGCTCACTGAACCGAAGCTTACCCGCATGGGTGCCGGGGCCGGCCTTGCTGACATGCACGTCGAAAAAACCACGCATGACAGCCAAGGGCACCAACGCATTGCCTTGGGTGATACGGGCTATTACCTGGCCTGGACCAGCCCATTGCCAGGGCGCCAGCTTCTATGGGCGGTGTTGCCGCCGCTGCTGTGTGCGCTGCTGATACTGGGCCTGGTGATGCTGTACCTGTTCCGCCATGCCCTGCGCAGCTCTGCGGCCATCGACCAGAGCGTGCAAAAGCTGCAACAGAGCAATCTCGCCCTCGAAGCCAGCGAGCAGCGTTTTCGCGCGGTGGCGGAAGCGGCCTCCGACTGGATCTGGGAAACCGACCGCCACCAGCGTCTGACTTACCTGTCGCAACGCTTCGTCAGGGTGACGGGTGACCCGGTCGACATGTGGCTTGGCCAACCGCTCAATCAACTGCTCAGTTGCGAAACTACCCCCCTGTCGCCCTGGTTAGACGCTCAGGCCGAGGCCGACAGCGAGCAACCCGCCAACCTGCGCTGCGCCTATCGCGACCACAATGGCCAGAATCGTTTCTGCCGCGTTTCGGCCCGCGCCATCGTGTATGACGGCAAGCTTACAGGCTACCGCGGCACAGCCAGCGACATCACCGATGAGGTTGCCGCCCATGCGCGCATCCAGCACCTGTCGCTGCACGACCCGCTAACAGGCCTTGCCAACCGCAACAAACTTGCCAGGCACCTGGAGCAGGTGCTGTTACGGGGCAACGAGTCACCTCCCTTGACCTTGCTGCTGCTCGACCTGGACAACTTCAAACCCATCAATGACTCCCTCGGCCACCCGGCAGGTGATGCCGTGCTGCAGGAGGTAGCGGCGCGCCTGCGCGACACCACCCGCGACGGGGACCTGGTCGCCCGGCTGGGGGGCGATGAATTCGTGCTGGTGCTTGCCGGCATGGATAACCGGGTCGAAATCGACAAATTGTGCAAACGCCTGATCGAATTGCTGCAACAACCCATCCCGTACGAGGACCAGCTGCTGCATGTCGGCGCCAGTATCGGCATTGCCCAAACGCGTACGCAAGGGTTCGATGCCGGGGAATTGATCCGCTGCGCGGACATCGCCCTCTACCAGGCCAAGGCCGACGGCAAAAACACCTGGCGTTATTTTGCCGCCGAGATGAACCAGCAGATCCAGTACCGTCGCCAACTGGAAAACGACCTGCGCCGCGCCCTGAAGAACAACGAGTTCGTCCTTTACTACCAACCCCGTTACCGCATGGGCGATTTGCGCATCGTCTCGGTCGAAGCGTTGCTGCGCTGGCGCCACCCGCAGGAGGGGCTGCTTGGCCCGGATACTTTCATCAGGCTGGCCGAGCAAAGCGAGCTGATCGTGACCCTGGGCCGCTGGGTGCTGCACGAGGCCTGCCGATGCGCACAAGGCTGGCCTGGCCACCTCATCGTGTCGGTGAACCTGTCACCGGCGCAGTTCTTGCGCAGCGATGTGGTTGCCGATGTGCGCGACATCCTCATGGAAACCGGCTTCCCCGCTCAACGCCTGGAACTGGAAATCACCGAAAACGTAATGCTCAACGACATCGAAGGTGCGCTGGGCACCATGCTCGCGCTCAAAGAGCTAGGCGTGCGCCTGAACATGGACGACTTCGGCACGGGCTATTCGTCCCTGGGCTACCTGCGCACCTACCCCTTCGACAGCATCAAGATCGACAAACGTTTCATCGCAGGCCTGGGCAACCCCGGCAGCAACGACCGCGCCGTGGTGCAAGCGATCATCAACCTGGGCGAGGCGATGGGGCTGACCGTCACGGCCGAGGGCGTGGAAACCGAGCAGCAACTGAAGGCGCTTGAAGGCGACCGCTGCCACGAAGTACAGGGGTTTTTCCTGAGCAAGCCGCTGGAACGGGCGGCATTCGAACGGCTGCTGGACGAAACCCCGGGGCGCGCAGCGGACGCTTCCTGA
- a CDS encoding diguanylate cyclase, with protein MDNRSGKGLSFVKRIYVPRCIGLGIGLFSVAAAVAPLSPPSWVWGLLLFNGLLWPHAAYQWAMRSAQPYQAERRNLLLDSLMGGFWTAAMHFNPLPVVTVLSMMTMNNVAAGGKRLVVQGVVAQMAGMLLCTALLGTGLQLTATPLQVYACLPMLTLYPLALGWVCYRLAIKLAEHKRRLSALSRTDSLTGLLNHGAWKDLLLLKFQACQQQQLPAVIALIDVDHFKTINDTFGHVVGDCVLRQLSEELKRNLREVDQAGRYGGDEFCVILPGTTEAQACQAMDRLREQVASYRTPQLPHLRISLSIGLSAFHPELDSPEHWLEQADKALYGAKHRGRDQVNFADGAAAPLKLAYPD; from the coding sequence ATGGACAACCGCAGCGGCAAGGGACTTTCATTTGTAAAGCGCATCTACGTGCCGCGCTGCATCGGCCTGGGCATCGGCTTGTTCAGTGTAGCTGCAGCTGTGGCACCGCTGTCGCCCCCCTCCTGGGTCTGGGGCTTGCTGCTGTTCAACGGCCTTCTCTGGCCTCACGCGGCTTACCAGTGGGCAATGCGCTCTGCACAGCCATACCAGGCAGAGCGGCGCAACCTGCTGCTGGACTCGCTGATGGGCGGCTTCTGGACTGCCGCCATGCATTTCAATCCTTTGCCCGTCGTTACCGTACTGTCGATGATGACCATGAATAACGTGGCCGCTGGCGGCAAGCGCCTTGTGGTGCAGGGGGTGGTGGCACAAATGGCAGGCATGTTGCTGTGCACGGCCCTGCTGGGCACCGGCCTGCAATTGACGGCTACCCCCCTGCAGGTTTATGCCTGCCTGCCCATGTTGACGCTATACCCATTGGCATTGGGCTGGGTGTGCTATCGGCTGGCGATCAAGCTTGCCGAGCACAAACGGCGCCTCAGCGCCCTCAGCCGTACCGACAGCCTGACCGGGCTGCTCAACCACGGCGCCTGGAAGGACCTGTTGCTGTTGAAGTTTCAGGCCTGCCAGCAGCAACAGCTACCGGCAGTGATTGCCCTCATCGATGTCGATCATTTCAAGACCATCAACGACACCTTCGGCCACGTGGTAGGTGACTGCGTGCTGCGCCAGCTGAGCGAAGAACTCAAACGCAACCTGCGCGAGGTCGACCAGGCCGGCCGTTATGGGGGCGACGAATTCTGCGTGATTCTGCCCGGCACGACTGAAGCGCAGGCCTGCCAGGCCATGGACCGCTTGCGTGAACAGGTTGCCAGCTACCGCACACCCCAATTGCCGCACTTGCGCATCAGCCTGAGCATAGGCCTTTCGGCCTTCCACCCCGAACTCGATTCCCCCGAGCATTGGCTTGAACAAGCCGACAAAGCCCTCTACGGTGCCAAACACCGTGGCCGCGATCAGGTCAATTTTGCCGATGGCGCAGCCGCCCCGCTCAAGCTGGCCTATCCTGACTGA
- a CDS encoding MBL fold metallo-hydrolase produces MKAFLLLGVLLLMTPMESSAGDSAPQRDGRFHNQASLPQDGVLKKLRIGLKYLFLRKPPETRPDKPISVQPMTRVQLLDAPDHSLWRLGHSTVLLKLRGRFFITDPVFAERASPVQWAGPLRFHAPPLGLNDLPPLAAVILSHDHFDHLDEQTIRQLAPRTERFLAPLGVGDLLVEWGVPAAKVTQLDWWQESEVEGVRFVATPAQHFSGRGLFDSNRRLWASWVVIDDQMKVFFSGDTGYFDGFRAIGERFGPFDLTLIETGAYNVAWPSVHMQPEQSLQAHLDLRGRWMLPIHNGTFDLSTHSWQEPFERIVALAAQAQVRLTTPQMGERVSLDSPHEGQNWWQPRPAREQGRGKARAVAAR; encoded by the coding sequence ATGAAGGCCTTCCTCTTGCTTGGAGTGCTGTTGCTCATGACACCCATGGAGAGCTCCGCCGGCGATTCGGCGCCACAGCGGGACGGACGTTTTCACAATCAGGCCAGCCTGCCGCAGGATGGTGTGCTGAAGAAGTTGCGCATTGGCTTGAAGTACCTGTTTTTGCGCAAGCCACCCGAAACACGGCCTGATAAACCCATCAGCGTGCAGCCGATGACGCGGGTACAGCTGCTGGATGCGCCTGATCACAGCCTGTGGCGCCTGGGGCATTCCACGGTACTGCTGAAGTTGCGAGGGCGCTTCTTTATTACCGACCCGGTGTTCGCCGAGCGCGCCTCGCCTGTGCAGTGGGCCGGGCCGTTGCGCTTCCATGCGCCACCTTTGGGGCTGAATGATTTACCGCCGCTGGCGGCGGTCATTTTGTCCCATGATCATTTTGATCATCTGGATGAACAGACCATACGCCAATTGGCCCCTCGCACCGAGCGGTTTTTGGCGCCGTTGGGCGTGGGGGACCTGCTGGTCGAATGGGGCGTGCCTGCAGCCAAAGTCACGCAACTGGACTGGTGGCAGGAGAGTGAAGTGGAGGGGGTACGGTTCGTGGCCACCCCGGCACAGCATTTTTCCGGGCGTGGATTGTTTGACAGCAACCGGCGGCTGTGGGCTTCGTGGGTTGTGATCGACGACCAGATGAAAGTGTTCTTCAGCGGCGACACAGGTTATTTCGACGGTTTTCGTGCGATAGGTGAGCGCTTTGGGCCGTTTGACCTGACGCTGATCGAAACCGGCGCCTATAACGTGGCTTGGCCAAGCGTGCACATGCAGCCGGAACAGAGCCTGCAGGCCCACCTTGATTTGCGCGGTCGCTGGATGCTGCCGATCCATAATGGCACGTTCGACTTGTCGACCCACAGCTGGCAGGAACCCTTCGAGCGCATCGTCGCGTTGGCTGCACAGGCGCAAGTACGCTTGACCACGCCTCAGATGGGCGAGCGGGTAAGCCTCGACTCTCCCCATGAAGGCCAGAACTGGTGGCAGCCCCGGCCTGCGCGTGAGCAGGGCAGAGGCAAGGCGCGCGCGGTGGCTGCGCGCTGA
- a CDS encoding formate/nitrite transporter family protein: protein MSDAQSEKTPGLSADEEKEVSHNQPPRAAVLHEIIRSQGDQELERTLAALWWSALAAGLTMGLSLMAMGLFYARLPEGESAQVVASIGYSAGFLAVILARQQLFTENTLTAVLPVMTTPTLANLGRLLRLWAVVLLGNMAGTLLVAWVMLELPIFDSKTDIAFLEVGRKVMKNDISQMFAKGIVSGWMIATMVWMIPSMEHAKIWIILMVTYLMALGDFTHIVVGSVEVSYLVWAGEQTWQAFWMQFALPTLAGNIIGGSFIFALISHAQVRSDSGKPPSKLLKDEKQDRNDKQGNAH, encoded by the coding sequence ATGAGCGATGCGCAGAGCGAGAAAACCCCAGGCCTGTCGGCGGACGAGGAAAAGGAAGTCAGCCACAACCAGCCTCCCCGCGCTGCGGTGCTGCACGAAATCATCCGCTCCCAGGGTGATCAGGAACTGGAGCGTACACTGGCCGCACTATGGTGGTCCGCCTTGGCCGCCGGCCTGACGATGGGCCTGTCGCTCATGGCCATGGGCCTGTTCTATGCACGCCTGCCAGAAGGCGAAAGCGCGCAAGTAGTGGCCAGCATCGGCTACAGCGCGGGTTTTCTTGCGGTAATACTGGCGCGCCAACAGTTGTTCACTGAAAACACGCTCACCGCCGTACTGCCCGTCATGACAACCCCCACCCTGGCCAACCTCGGCCGACTGCTACGGCTGTGGGCCGTGGTACTGCTCGGCAACATGGCCGGCACATTGCTGGTTGCCTGGGTGATGCTGGAGCTACCGATCTTCGACAGCAAAACCGACATCGCCTTCCTTGAAGTGGGCCGCAAGGTCATGAAGAACGACATCAGCCAAATGTTCGCCAAAGGCATCGTCTCGGGCTGGATGATCGCCACCATGGTCTGGATGATCCCGTCCATGGAGCACGCCAAAATCTGGATCATCCTGATGGTCACCTACCTGATGGCCCTGGGCGACTTCACCCATATCGTCGTAGGTTCGGTCGAGGTGTCCTACCTGGTGTGGGCGGGCGAGCAGACTTGGCAGGCCTTCTGGATGCAATTCGCCCTGCCGACCCTGGCCGGCAACATCATCGGGGGCAGCTTCATCTTTGCCTTGATCAGCCACGCCCAGGTACGCAGCGACAGCGGCAAACCGCCCTCCAAACTGTTAAAAGATGAAAAGCAGGACCGTAACGATAAACAGGGCAACGCGCACTGA